Genomic window (Chondrocystis sp. NIES-4102):
AAACCTGACGATTAACATCCCAAAAGGCATATTCTCCCGATTCTAAAGGTCGGACAAAATTATTTTGAATATACAGCAAACCAATTTCGGCTTCTGAAATTTGAAACTTTCTTATTCCCTTTAAGTTTATTTCGCGCAGTTGCTGTACAAATTCTGCTGGTAATTCTAAACTTGTTTCTAAATTAAATAAATGGGCTTCAACTTCAATAAAACCACGCCAAAAAGCACGAAGTTGATTAGGTGCAACACTTACCCAATTTTGACCACAACGCACTAAAGCTGCTTCATTAAACCCTGTATTGACAACTAGTAAGTGTTCTTGTAATTCCCTTGGGTGTGTTCTCAATAACAATTCGAGATTATCAATTTGAACTTCTGGATAATTGCGATCGCTAAATGTAACTTGCCAATGGCGACCAAAATAAGTATATGTTCCTGGTGGGAGAATTTTTTTAAAATCACTGCGATGATATAAAATTCCAATTTCGTTGGGTTTAATATAAAAGTTTTTCCACAGGGCAATTTGCAGAGATAACTTAGGTAACATCTTGTTTTAATTGACTTTAATTAAATATTTTTTTACTCTCTCAATACGGGGTTTACAATCCCAATGCGGACAAAAGCTTCTCCCAGACTGGATTAAGAATAGGTGTCACTTACTTAAAACCACTCTCAAGAATTTAATTTAGGAGTTTCCTCCGTTCATTACCGCCTTAAGGGATAATTAAAAGCAAGAAAACTACCTTCAAATATGGCGTTCAATTTACCTTCCCCAACATCTCCCTAGGGAAAAGGATCTAGTAAACGAAGGACATACTCAAGTAAGGGAGAGATACAGTTGCTCTGGCTTTGTGATTGCTAATAAACACCCGTATGATCGAGTAATTACAAAAATTGATTGAATTTTAATAATCAAATCTTTCGACTCGATTATTGAGTTCTTTGTCCCAAACAAAGTGCCTTTTACCCCAGGCGAGGGTTTTGGTGCAAATTATAGGAATCGAACCTATTACACATCGATTATGAGTCGATCGCTCTACCAATTGAGCTAAATTTGTGGTGGTTTGATATAGGATTTGAACCTATGAAAGATCGACGATACACCGACCTACTCTACCAATTGAGCTAATCAAACGATGATTTACGTATTAAGTACGAAAGTGGCATACGCTCATACTATAAGTAGGCGCACCAGCTAGGGATACAGAACCTAAACTATAACTTTGTCATCTTAATTACTAAATCTCTGATATTATAACACAGGTGTATTTAATATGTGTTTTTGCTTAATTCTTTCCACAGATTCCAGTAATTCTCCACCTTTTTCGGGATTAATCATCGCTACATAATTACTAAAACCAGTGATCGAAGCTATTAAATTGGGTGAATTTCCCCATTTTTTGCCAGATAATCCGTCTTGTTCGATTTGATGGAGAGTAGCACGAAAGGCTTTTAATTTTGTTTGAGAAATATTTAATTTATGATTAACCACAATTCCTGTAACTTCTTGTCGGACAGATTTAGGTAAAATTTGTATTTTATTAGGGTTAATTTTAAAGCCGAATTGAGCAATAACTGCTAATAATTGCTTAATTAAAGTAGATATATTAGCGCGATCTCTCTTACCAGAAAAAGTTAAATCATCGGCATATCTTGTATAAGTAAATCCCAGATCACTAGCAATTTGAGACAGATTTTGATCGAGATTATAGCAAACAAGATTAGAAATAGTAGGGCTAGCTGGAGATCCTGACGGTAAACAACGCGGATGACAAGTTTCTACATCTTTAATAGTACAAATTAAGCTTAAAAGTGTCCCAATGCTTTGGGAATATCCCAAACTAAGAAATAATTTTTGAACGTGTTTATAAGTAATTGATGAGAAAAAATTCTCTAGATCTAATTTTATGATTATATCTGCGCCGACGTGGGGTTGGGCATTAGTGATAATAGAGCGATGGCGACGAAAACCGTGGGCTGCATCATGCACTGCTAAATTATCCAAGATATTTTTTAAAATATATATTTGAGCAGTTTTAAGATAGGGCTTTGGTGCATAAATTGTTCTTGTCTCGCCCGTCTTTTTGGCAATTTGAAAGCGCGAATAATGAATCACAGGATAGGTAAAGGGTTTAAAAGCTAACCAACGTAGTTGTTTTACACTGATATTCATTGATAAAGCTAATTCCGCTTCAGTGTTATACATTGGTAGTTTTCTATCTGCTAAAATCACTTCTGGTTAAATATACAGATAAAATCGTATATACCTAATACCTGGGAAATATTCCTTAACAAATAAATACTTGAAGATTATGAAAAGGGTTGCAGCTTTGGGGTTAGATGTAGGTAAAAAGCGCATGGGGGTAGCAGGATGTGACGGCACAGGTTTAATTGCTACTGGCTTAACTACTATTTATCGTACCTCTTGGGTAGAAGATCTCAAACAATTACAAGAGATTATCGATGAGAGAGAAGTAGAAATATTAGTAATTGGAATGCCCTATACTTTAGATGGTCAAGTTGGGTTTCAAGCTCAACAAATAGAAAAATTTGGTCGTAAAGTTTCCAAGTGCTTACAATTGCCTGTTGAATATGTAGATGAACGTTTAACCTCGATTGAAGCCGAAGCCCAATTAAAAGCCAATAAAAAATTTTCCACTCGCAATAAAGGGGAAATTGACCGTCATGCTGCTGCGATCATTTTACAACAATGGCTTGATATGCGTCGTCAACAATTAGCGCAATAAACTATTAAAGTATAAAAAAGCAGAAATTTGTCTATCTTGATCATAAGCAAAGGAGGGGCTATCTAGGATGCTAAAATCCACAGTTAATACAGCCCCATAATACTTAACGCTCTTTACTAATTAAATTGGCATCGGATCAAAAACATTAATGTCTAGTACAGGTTGTCCAGTTAAACAACGCCAATGACAAGTAAATAAATCAGGTTGCTGAGTTTTTAAGGTAATCAAAGCAGGTGCAGCAGGAAATGGCCAAAGTCTATCAAAGACGATTTCACCGTTATACAAGCTAAACTGAAGTAAATAAGTGGCTGGGGTAGCATTGATAGAGTTTAATAACTCTTGGGCTAAAATATGCAATGATTTACGCTGGCGATGGGGTATATCTACAGGCTGTTCATAGGAATTAGGCATTG
Coding sequences:
- a CDS encoding RNA-directed DNA polymerase; translated protein: MYNTEAELALSMNISVKQLRWLAFKPFTYPVIHYSRFQIAKKTGETRTIYAPKPYLKTAQIYILKNILDNLAVHDAAHGFRRHRSIITNAQPHVGADIIIKLDLENFFSSITYKHVQKLFLSLGYSQSIGTLLSLICTIKDVETCHPRCLPSGSPASPTISNLVCYNLDQNLSQIASDLGFTYTRYADDLTFSGKRDRANISTLIKQLLAVIAQFGFKINPNKIQILPKSVRQEVTGIVVNHKLNISQTKLKAFRATLHQIEQDGLSGKKWGNSPNLIASITGFSNYVAMINPEKGGELLESVERIKQKHILNTPVL
- a CDS encoding Holliday junction resolvase YqgF, whose translation is MKRVAALGLDVGKKRMGVAGCDGTGLIATGLTTIYRTSWVEDLKQLQEIIDEREVEILVIGMPYTLDGQVGFQAQQIEKFGRKVSKCLQLPVEYVDERLTSIEAEAQLKANKKFSTRNKGEIDRHAAAIILQQWLDMRRQQLAQ